The genomic interval CGCGAGCTCGCGGTGCAGGTCGCCCAGGATCTGCGCGACGCCTCGACGCATCGGCCCGTGCGCATCCTGACCGTCTACGGCGGCCGCGCCTACGAGCCGCAGATCGAGGCCCTCCAGGAGGGCGTCGAGATCGTCGTGGGCACCCCGGGGCGCCTGATCGACCTCATGCGCCAGAAGTACCTCGACCTCTCGCAGGTCCGGACCGCGGTGCTCGACGAGGCCGACGAGATGCTCGACCTGGGCTTCCTCGAGGACATCGAGAAGCTCCTCAGCGCCGTGCCGACCTCGCGCCAGACCATGCTGTTCTCCGCGACGATGCCCGGCCCGATCATGGCGCTGGCCCGGCGCTTCATGAGCCAGCCCACGCACATCCGCGCCCATGACCCGGGCGACGAGTCGCGCACCAAGGCCGACATCAAGCAGGTCGTCTACCGCGCGCACCAGCTCGACAAGATCGAGGTCCTGGCCCGCATGCTGCAGGCCCGCGGCCGCGGCCTGACCATCGTCTTCATGCGCACCAAGCGCGAGGCCGACCGGGTCGCGGGCGACCTCATCGGCCGCGGCTTCGCCGCCGCCCCCTTGCACGGCGACCTCGGCCAGGGCGCCCGCGAGCAGGCGCTGCGCGCGTTCCGCCACGGCAAGATCGACGTGCTCGTCGCGACCGACGTCGCCGCCCGCGGCATCGACGTCGAGGACGTCACCCACGTCATCAACTGGAACTGCCCCGACGACGACAAGACCTACCTGCACCGCACGGGCCGCACCGGCCGCGCCGGCAAGAAGGGCACCGCGGTCACGTTCGTCGACTGGGAGGACGTCGCGCGGTGGGCGCTCATCGCCCGTCAGCTCGGCCTCGAGTCCACCGAGGCCGTCGAGACCTACTCGACGTCCGAGCACCTGTACGCCGACCTCGACATCCCCGAGGGCACCAAGGGCACCCTGCCCGCCGAGAACCGCACCCGCGAGGGCCTGGACGCGGAGGTCCTCGAGGACCTCGGCGGCCGGGACGCCGCGCGCGAGCGGGCCCGCGAGAAGCGCTTCGGGCCCCGCGAGGGCGGCCGGGGCGGACGCGACGGGGCCCGTGGCGGCCGCGATCGCGGCCCCGCCCGCGGCGGCGAGGGCTCCGGCCCCCAGGACGACTCCTCGAGCGATCGGCCGCGTCGCAACCGCAGCCGCACGCGCACCCGCCGGGTCAACGGCGAGGTCGTCGAGGGCCGCCCGGAGTCCGGCTCCCACGGTCCCGCACAGACCGCCGGCGAGGGCGAGGCGCAGTCCTCCGGCGCCCGGCGTCGCCGCTCGCGCGGCGGCCGCGGTCGCAGCCGCGGCGGCCAGAGCTCCTCGACCTCCTCGAGCTCGAGCTCGGAGGGCTGAGCGCCTCGCGCCCGGACCGTCCCGCACGCGTCGACGCCTCGCCCCTCCTTCCGGAGGGGCGAGGCGTCGTCCGTTCCCCGGGCGCCGCACCGCGCGGCAGACCGGCACCGGCGCGGGTGCCGGACAGAGGCCCTGGCAGACTGGCGCGATGACGTCCTCCCCCTGCGTGGTCCTCGGCGGCACCGGCATGCTCGCCACGACGGTCGAGCGCCTGGCGCGCTCCGGCGAGCGCGTCGTGGTCACGGCGCGGCGCCCCGAGCTCGCCCCGGCCGCGTGGGCCTCGCTCGACGTCGAGGTGGTGGCGCTGGACCGGGACGACGAGGCCGGGCTCGACGCCCTGCTGGCCCCCGGTGCCCGCCTGCTCGTCGACGGGCAGTGCTACACGCCCGTCCACGCACGCGCCCTCGCCCGCTGGTCGCACGCCGCCGACGCGACCGTGATGATCTCCGCGCGCGCCGTCTACGTCGACGCGCAGGGCCGCCACACGAACTCCGACGAGGCGCCTCGATGGGAGGGGCCCACGCCCGAGGACACGCCCACCCTGGCCTTCGCGGGCGAGCCGTACCGGTCGCGGGAGGGCTACGGCGCCAACAAGGCGGAGGCCGAGCGCCTGCTCGCCGCGACGGGCCGCGACGTGAGCGTCCTGCGTCCGGCCCGCATCCACGGCCCCGGCGTGCGCCGGGTGCGGGAGTGGCCGCTGGCGCGCGCCGGTCTCGACGGCACCCCGGTGATCCGGGTGCGTGACGGGTCCGCCGCCCCGTCGGTCACGTCGGGCGAGGCGATCGCACGCACGATCCTCGCGTGCGCGGCCGACCCCGCGACCCGCGTGCTCAACGTCGCCGACGTGCCGCCCACGCGCGCGATCGACCTGGCCCGCGCCGCGCTCGACGCGACCGGCGGCGAGGCCTCCGTGCTCGTGGACGTCGACGACGCCGAGGAGGCGCTCGCGCTCCCCTGGACCGGCGACCAGGTCCTCGCGACCGATCGCGTCACCGCTCTGGGCGTGGCCCTGCCCCCTCCGGTCGAGACCGTGGCGGACGCCGCCCGCTGGGTCGCTTCCCGCGCGCGCCGCTCCCCGGACGGCACCTGGGAGCTTCCGCCGCACCTCGACGGCAGCTGAGCGAGGGCTGCGACACCGGACCGTGGCACGACGGCGTGACACCAGACCCGTGACCCCAGCCCCGTGACATGGGCCCGGGCGTCGCTGCCGGCATCGGGCGTCGTGCGGTCAGGCCCCCGCGCCGGCGCCGTCGTCCGCCCGCGGAGCGCACGATCCTGGCGCCCGCGTCAGGGACACCGCGGAGGTCAGGACGCCGCGGAGGCCTCCCCCAGCCACGGCGTCATGCCGTCGTCGCGGCCCAGCCAGAACGCGAGGCCGCGCTCCCACTCGGCGTCGTCGAGCAGACTGGCCCTGAAGGCGCGGCGCACGCGCTCGCGGTCGAGGCGCCCGATGCCGGTGACCACGATCCGGGTCGTGGGCAGGTCCGCGCCGGCGGCGCCGATCACGCCGATCGAGACGTGGCCGCCCGCGCCGTCCCACTGGCAGATCGAGTGCGGCCGCGTGGGCAGCCAGAACCGACCGCGTCCGCGCAACTCCCCGCTGCCCAGGCGCTCGATCTCCTCGAGGAAGCGCTCGGGGTGGAAGGGCCGGTCCGAGCACAGATCGAGGGTCCAGGTGCCGTGCACGGTCGGTCCGCCCCACGGCTCGACGGTGCGCGGGTCGACCCGGCGCGCCGCGGCACGGGGGTCGTGCACGACGTCCTCGAGGAGCAGGTCGACGGAGACCTCGTGCACGCCGTGCACGAGCAGCTGGTCGTGGCCGCGCAGATGCTCGACGAGCTCGGCCCCCGGCGCGCCGGCCTCGCCGTCGGCGAGCACCGTGTCGCAGTACTCGAGCTGGGCGGCGAGCGCCTCGCCCACGCTGCGCTCGTCGCCGTCGGTCCAGCGCAGGCCGCGCTCGGCGAGCGTGTCGTCCCCGAGCAGGTCGGCGCGTGCCGCGTCGGTGTCGACGATCGCGGTGGTCGAGGCGATGTGCGCGCCGCGCAGCTGCGGTCCCAGGGTCCCGCACACGGCCTGCGGGTCCGCCGCGACGGGCAGCACCATGAGCGCGGCCGACCAGCGGGGATCCGCCGCGAGGGCCTCGATGACGGGCAGCGCGTCCTCGCGCATGGCGCACGAGATGCACTCGTGGGCGAGCTCGAGGGGAACGTCCTCGAGCACGCCGCCGCGGTCGAGCACCAGGCGGCGCAGGCCGCCGCGATCGGGGTCGGTGTCGTAGCGCACGGCCACGAGGTCGGCGGTGTCGAGCAGCAGGTCCGTGGTCAGCGCGTCGCGCAGCACGGGGTCGATCCCGCACACCACGGCGAGGGGGAGGCTGCGGCGCAGCCGGCGACGGGCGGCCTCGGACGGCTCACGGATCATGGACAGGACCTCCTGGGACCAGACGGCGGAGCGGGCGCGGGCCGCGGTGCGGCAGGGCGGAGCACGTGCGCGCTCCGGCTCCCTGCTCGCTGTCCGGCAGCCCGGCCAGCTTGACGGGAAC from Brachybacterium huguangmaarense carries:
- a CDS encoding DEAD/DEAH box helicase; amino-acid sequence: MSEETTIPADDATEISDAAVAAPAVESDSGETITPERVASQTFADFDVRDDIVESLASKGITTPFPIQAMTLPVALRGRDIIGQAKTGTGKTLGFGIPMLQSVVAPGEDNPQNRPIGKPQGLVVLPTRELAVQVAQDLRDASTHRPVRILTVYGGRAYEPQIEALQEGVEIVVGTPGRLIDLMRQKYLDLSQVRTAVLDEADEMLDLGFLEDIEKLLSAVPTSRQTMLFSATMPGPIMALARRFMSQPTHIRAHDPGDESRTKADIKQVVYRAHQLDKIEVLARMLQARGRGLTIVFMRTKREADRVAGDLIGRGFAAAPLHGDLGQGAREQALRAFRHGKIDVLVATDVAARGIDVEDVTHVINWNCPDDDKTYLHRTGRTGRAGKKGTAVTFVDWEDVARWALIARQLGLESTEAVETYSTSEHLYADLDIPEGTKGTLPAENRTREGLDAEVLEDLGGRDAARERAREKRFGPREGGRGGRDGARGGRDRGPARGGEGSGPQDDSSSDRPRRNRSRTRTRRVNGEVVEGRPESGSHGPAQTAGEGEAQSSGARRRRSRGGRGRSRGGQSSSTSSSSSSEG
- a CDS encoding NAD-dependent epimerase/dehydratase family protein, which translates into the protein MTSSPCVVLGGTGMLATTVERLARSGERVVVTARRPELAPAAWASLDVEVVALDRDDEAGLDALLAPGARLLVDGQCYTPVHARALARWSHAADATVMISARAVYVDAQGRHTNSDEAPRWEGPTPEDTPTLAFAGEPYRSREGYGANKAEAERLLAATGRDVSVLRPARIHGPGVRRVREWPLARAGLDGTPVIRVRDGSAAPSVTSGEAIARTILACAADPATRVLNVADVPPTRAIDLARAALDATGGEASVLVDVDDAEEALALPWTGDQVLATDRVTALGVALPPPVETVADAARWVASRARRSPDGTWELPPHLDGS
- a CDS encoding CobW family GTP-binding protein, translating into MIREPSEAARRRLRRSLPLAVVCGIDPVLRDALTTDLLLDTADLVAVRYDTDPDRGGLRRLVLDRGGVLEDVPLELAHECISCAMREDALPVIEALAADPRWSAALMVLPVAADPQAVCGTLGPQLRGAHIASTTAIVDTDAARADLLGDDTLAERGLRWTDGDERSVGEALAAQLEYCDTVLADGEAGAPGAELVEHLRGHDQLLVHGVHEVSVDLLLEDVVHDPRAAARRVDPRTVEPWGGPTVHGTWTLDLCSDRPFHPERFLEEIERLGSGELRGRGRFWLPTRPHSICQWDGAGGHVSIGVIGAAGADLPTTRIVVTGIGRLDRERVRRAFRASLLDDAEWERGLAFWLGRDDGMTPWLGEASAAS